The genomic DNA AAAGAGTATGACCAATCCTTGTTGAACGTTTTGGATGAAATGAAGGATCAGTGGAATCGACAGCAGTCCATCGACGAAATGAGCGTCGACTACAGCCTTGGCGCCCAATGTCATACGAAAATTGCAGAAGCGAAATATTTTTTTCTGTTCAGGGAAGCGAAACATCGAAACATCGTCATAAAAAGGTAGACAACCTTCATATCCTTTCTATAACAGGACGAATCGTTCTTTAGAAAGGAGATAAGGTATGAGCCCTGTCATCGTCATTGCAGCCATCAGTGGATTGATCATCCTCCTGCTTGCCACGGGAGTTCCGATCAAGCCGCTGCGATTTGTGGGACAAGTCGCCATTAAAGTGATGATCGGCGCATTGTTTCTGTTTTTCTTGAATGCGTTCGGCAGTAAATACGGCATCCACGTCCCGATCAACCTTGCCACCTCTTCCATCTCAGGTATCCTTGGGATTCCAGGAGTCGTAGGGCTGACGGTCATTCAGATGTGGGTCTTATAAGAAAAGCCGCCTGCTCCGAATGGAGCAGGCGGCTTTTTGATTATCCACCGAATGACGCAGGCATGACGACGGCAATCACTTCCCCTTTGGCACAAAGCTTGCCGTCAGCGAATACTTCTGTTTCCACCCTGAATTTCTTAGGGTGGATTTCATGTACGGTCCCGACCGCCTTTAACGGAATGTCCTGAGGCGTCGGCTTCATGAAATCAACAGACAAAGAAGCCGTCACGAAACGAGGAGGAGCGGTCCCGTCCCCGATCGTCCCTCCGTTCTTCTGATGCAGGGCGATAGCAGCAGATCCCGTCCCATGGCAATCGATGAGGGAGGCGATCACCCCTCCATACACAAAACCGGGTATCGCCGTGTGTTTTCGTTCAGGCGTATACACCGTAACCGTCTTCTCTCCCTCCACACCGGTCCTGAACTTATGGCCTTCTTCATTCAGGTGCCCGCAACCGTAGCACCACGCAAAATCTTCCGCGTACTCATCCTGTATGGCATGTACTTGTTCATCCATCTCTTCCATCCCCTTTCTCCACACACATTCGAGAAAGGAAGACTGTTCCCTGCCGCCTTTAAATAGTTTAAATATTCAGTTAAATAGAAGGGGGTTTGTGATATACTGAGGAAGTCATGTTGCTCATGATACTAAATAGAAAGATGGTGATGGATTGAAAAAAAGAGAAACTGTACCGGAATACGAGGGATCAATCGAGTGCCCCGAAGATCATCAAGACATGCTGGACATGTTCAGGGTAAGCCGAGAGTTCAAGATGAAGTACCGTGGTCTCCTCTGTTACTATGGAAAAGACTTTGTCGCCTTCAAAAAAGAGAATCGGGTTTCGGCAGGTAGAAACCTCTTCCTTGAAGTCATTTCTTCGTATATGACCATCCACCTCGAAGACGAATGTCCCGCCTCCTGGGATGAGTGCCCCCTATCATTCTGGGAAGAACTCATCTTCACCTATCTCCCAAGTAAAACGAAAATCCTCCCTGAAAAGAATTTCACCCATTTATTCCTTCATGAACTCCACGATTTCCTCTCTTGGCTCGACGAACGCGACCTCACTGTTCTCTCCCCGAAGGTCCTTCCCTTCATTAAGGAATCCCTCCCGATGCTCAGCCGCTATGAATCTTTATTTGTCGACCTCTTCCTTCGAAACTATCCCAGGATGCATCAGCCCGATTGGAACTACCGCGCCGACATGGCCGTGGCCGATCAAAAGTGGAATCTCTACGCAGAACGTGCGCAGGGTCTTTTTCAAGTTCATTCTATTGAAAAGGAAGGAATCTTGTTCATCGACCTCCTGACCCGCTTTCCGTACTTCATCCGCAATGTACCTGTCCACAGGATCGATGAAGGGATGGTCATTGCCGGAGCCATAGGAAGAAGAGAGAGAGGAGTGGTATGGGACCTTGTATTCCCTGATGGATTTTTCCCTAAGAAGGGAATCAAATATATCGGTGAAGACCTTGTATACTGATTGATGTCCTTGGCGCGGGTAAGGGTAAATCCACACCTGCGCCGGGGAAATTGAAAACTTTTAAAAATAAATTGAAATTAGTGTTGACGCAATAAGGTGATAGGTGATATTATATTCCTTGTCGCCAAAACGACAACGAAAAACAACTTAAGAAAAAGCTTGACTCACTGACTGATATCATGGTATATTTAAGAGGTGCTCAAGAGAGCTTAAGTAGTATTTGAACCTTGAAAACTGAACAAAACAAGACAAACACGTCAACGTTAATTCTAGATTTATTTTTAAAAGAGCTATTCAAACTTTTTATGGAGAGTTTGATCCTGGCTCAGGACGAACGCTGGCGGCGTGCCTAATACATGCAAGTCGAGCGGATCGATGGGAGCTTGCTCCCTGAGATCAGCGGCGGACGGGTGAGTAACACGTGGGTAACCTGCCTGTAAGACTGGGATAACTCCGGGAAACCGGGGCTAATACCGGATAACACCTACCCCTGCATGGGGGAAGGTTGAAAGGTGGCTTCGGCTATCACTTACAGATGGACCCGCGGCGCATTAGCTAGTTGGTGAGGTAACGGCTCACCAAGGCGACGATGCGTAGCCGACCTGAGAGGGTGATCGGCCACACTGGGACTGAGACACGGCCCAGACTCCTACGGGAGGCAGCAGTAGGGAATCTTCCGCAATGGACGAAAGTCTGACGGAGCAACGCCGCGTGAGTGAAGAAGGTTTTCGGATCGTAAAACTCTGTTGTTAGGGAAGAACAAGTGCCGTTCAAATAGGGCGGCACCTTGACGGTACCTAACCAGAAAGCCACGGCTAACTACGTGCCAGCAGCCGCGGTAATACGTAGGTGGCAAGCGTTGTCCGGAATTATTGGGCGTAAAGCGCGCGCAGGTGGTTTCTTAAGTCTGATGTGAAAGCCCACGGCTCAACCGTGGAGGGTCATTGGAAACTGGGGAACTTGAGTGCAGAAGAGGAAAGTGGAATTCCAAGTGTAGCGGTGAAATGCGTAGATATTTGGAGGAACACCAGTGGCGAAGGCGACTTTCTGGTCTGTAACTGACACTGAGGCGCGAAAGCGTGGGGAGCAAACAGGATTAGATACCCTGGTAGTCCACGCCGTAAACGATGAGTGCTAAGTGTTAGAGGGTTTCCGCCCTTTAGTGCTGCAGCTAACGCATTAAGCACTCCGCCTGGGGAGTACGGTCGCAAGACTGAAACTCAAAGGAATTGACGGGGGCCCGCACAAGCGGTGGAGCATGTGGTTTAATTCGAAGCAACGCGAAGAACCTTACCAGGTCTTGACATCCTCTGACAACCCTAGAGATAGGGCTTTCCCCTTCGGGGGACAGAGTGACAGGTGGTGCATGGTTGTCGTCAGCTCGTGTCGTGAGATGTTGGGTTAAGTCCCGCAACGAGCGCAACCCTTGATCTTAGTTGCCAGCATTCAGTTGGGCACTCTAAGATGACTGCCGGTGACAAACCGGAGGAAGGTGGGGATGACGTCAAATCATCATGCCCCTTATGACCTGGGCTACACACGTGCTACAATGGACGGTACAAAGGGCTGCAAGACCGCGAGGTTTAGCCAATCCCATAAAACCGTTCTCAGTTCGGATTGTAGGCTGCAACTCGCCTACATGAAGCTGGAATCGCTAGTA from Rossellomorea marisflavi includes the following:
- a CDS encoding PaaI family thioesterase translates to MEEMDEQVHAIQDEYAEDFAWCYGCGHLNEEGHKFRTGVEGEKTVTVYTPERKHTAIPGFVYGGVIASLIDCHGTGSAAIALHQKNGGTIGDGTAPPRFVTASLSVDFMKPTPQDIPLKAVGTVHEIHPKKFRVETEVFADGKLCAKGEVIAVVMPASFGG
- a CDS encoding YaaL family protein: MFFRKKGKLKKEYDQSLLNVLDEMKDQWNRQQSIDEMSVDYSLGAQCHTKIAEAKYFFLFREAKHRNIVIKR
- a CDS encoding pro-sigmaK processing inhibitor BofA family protein — encoded protein: MSPVIVIAAISGLIILLLATGVPIKPLRFVGQVAIKVMIGALFLFFLNAFGSKYGIHVPINLATSSISGILGIPGVVGLTVIQMWVL